Proteins encoded within one genomic window of Ideonella dechloratans:
- the trhA gene encoding PAQR family membrane homeostasis protein TrhA yields the protein MSTRSLTADRPQTLGEEIANAISHGLGFLLAVASLPVLLWQAQRQGGGTLNIVAVSVFSGTMMLLYLVSAVYHALPQGRAKLWMNRADHAAIYLFIAGSYTPFALGALREHGGWWLLGVIWALAVAGVTVKLLDRLRHPWWSTGLYVAMGWLALFALKPMVAQMAVSGLLWLVIGGLSYTLGAVVFMFDNRVRYAHFVWHLFVLGGSTCHFFAALWHAQ from the coding sequence ATGAGCACCCGGTCCCTCACCGCCGACCGCCCCCAGACCCTGGGGGAGGAGATCGCCAACGCGATCAGCCATGGCCTGGGCTTTCTGCTGGCCGTGGCCTCGCTGCCCGTCCTGCTTTGGCAGGCGCAGCGCCAGGGCGGGGGCACGCTCAACATCGTCGCGGTCAGCGTGTTTTCCGGCACGATGATGCTGCTTTACCTGGTGTCGGCGGTCTACCACGCCTTGCCCCAGGGCCGCGCCAAGCTGTGGATGAACCGGGCCGACCACGCCGCCATCTACCTCTTCATCGCCGGCAGCTACACGCCCTTCGCCCTGGGGGCCCTGCGCGAGCATGGGGGCTGGTGGCTGCTGGGGGTGATCTGGGCGTTGGCGGTGGCCGGGGTCACCGTCAAGCTGCTGGACCGTCTGCGCCACCCCTGGTGGTCCACCGGCCTGTATGTGGCCATGGGCTGGCTGGCGCTGTTCGCGCTCAAGCCCATGGTGGCGCAGATGGCGGTGTCCGGCCTGCTCTGGCTGGTGATCGGCGGGCTCAGCTACACCCTGGGGGCGGTCGTCTTCATGTTCGACAACCGGGTGCGCTACGCCCACTTCGTCTGGCACCTGTTCGTGCTGGGCGGCAGCACCTGCCACTTCTTCGCGGCGCTCTGGCACGCGCAGTGA
- a CDS encoding YfiR family protein, whose amino-acid sequence MRRALLTLLTLLPLLGVGPQAHAQVDERAMKAAYLYNFIQFAQWPVAPDEPFRLCVLGQTPLDAQLDKLAGKTVLNGLHIAVAHVAPQDALGRCHALYLDDSQRRWLPELLPRLEQAPILTITDGDGLAEKGMMIEIQKRDLKLGFEVNLAMARKVRIDFSPRMLKMATFVSGAR is encoded by the coding sequence ATGAGACGCGCCCTGCTGACACTGCTGACCCTGCTGCCGCTGCTGGGGGTCGGCCCGCAGGCCCATGCCCAGGTGGACGAGCGGGCCATGAAGGCCGCCTACCTCTACAACTTCATCCAGTTCGCCCAGTGGCCGGTGGCGCCGGACGAGCCCTTCCGCCTGTGCGTGCTGGGCCAGACCCCGCTGGACGCCCAGCTGGACAAGCTGGCCGGCAAGACGGTGCTCAACGGTCTGCACATCGCCGTGGCGCATGTGGCGCCCCAGGACGCACTGGGCAGGTGCCATGCCCTGTACCTGGACGACAGCCAGCGCCGCTGGCTGCCGGAACTGCTGCCCCGGCTGGAGCAGGCGCCCATCCTGACCATCACCGATGGCGACGGCCTGGCCGAGAAGGGCATGATGATCGAGATCCAGAAGCGGGACCTGAAACTGGGCTTCGAGGTCAACCTGGCCATGGCACGCAAGGTGCGTATCGACTTCAGTCCGCGGATGCTGAAAATGGCCACCTTCGTCTCCGGCGCCCGCTGA
- a CDS encoding CoA-acylating methylmalonate-semialdehyde dehydrogenase: MGAPEAFTRSTDIGHFIGGKPVPASSGRSQAVYNPATGAVSCQVQLASAEDVNAAVAAAAAAFPAWADTPPIRRARVLNNFLALLNQHRDTLAAMITAEHGKVFTDAQGEVTRGIEIVEFACGAPQLLKTDFTDQVSTGIDNWTLRQPLGVVAGITPFNFPCMVPMWMFPMALATGNTFVLKPSERDPSPSLFIAELLKQAGLPDGVFNVVQGDKLAVDTLLAHPDVKAVSFVGSTPIAQYIYETGAHHGKRVQALGGAKNHMVVMPDANLEQAVDALIGAAYGSAGERCMAISVAVLVGDVADKIVPMLAERAKTLKIKNGMELDAEMGPIVTREARDRIEGYIAAGVAEGATLVVDGRGTTVAGHEKGFWTGGTLFDHVTPAMRIYKEEIFGPVLACVRVKDFAEALDLVNAHEYGNGVACFTSDGQVAREFGRRVQVGMVGINVPIPVPMAWHGFGGWKKSLFGDMHAYGEEGVRFYTKQKSIMQRWSNSIAKGAEFVMPTAK; encoded by the coding sequence ATGGGCGCCCCTGAAGCCTTCACCCGCAGCACCGACATCGGCCACTTCATCGGCGGCAAGCCGGTGCCTGCCAGCAGCGGCCGTAGCCAGGCCGTCTACAACCCCGCCACCGGGGCGGTGAGCTGCCAGGTGCAGCTGGCCAGCGCCGAGGACGTGAACGCCGCCGTGGCCGCTGCCGCCGCCGCCTTCCCGGCCTGGGCCGACACCCCGCCGATCCGCCGCGCCCGCGTGCTCAACAACTTCCTGGCCCTGCTGAACCAGCACCGCGACACGCTGGCGGCCATGATCACCGCCGAACACGGCAAGGTCTTCACCGACGCCCAGGGCGAGGTGACCCGCGGCATCGAGATCGTCGAGTTCGCCTGCGGCGCACCGCAGCTGCTCAAGACCGACTTCACCGACCAGGTCTCCACCGGCATCGACAACTGGACCCTGCGCCAGCCCCTGGGCGTGGTGGCCGGCATCACGCCGTTCAACTTCCCCTGCATGGTGCCGATGTGGATGTTCCCGATGGCCCTGGCCACCGGCAACACCTTCGTCCTGAAGCCCAGCGAGCGCGATCCGTCGCCCAGCCTGTTCATCGCCGAGCTGCTCAAGCAGGCCGGCCTGCCCGACGGCGTCTTCAACGTGGTGCAGGGTGACAAGCTGGCGGTGGACACCCTGCTGGCCCACCCGGACGTGAAGGCGGTGAGCTTCGTCGGCTCCACCCCGATCGCCCAGTACATCTACGAGACCGGGGCCCACCACGGCAAGCGCGTGCAGGCCCTGGGCGGCGCCAAGAACCACATGGTGGTGATGCCCGACGCCAACCTGGAGCAGGCGGTGGACGCGCTGATCGGTGCGGCCTACGGCTCGGCCGGCGAGCGCTGCATGGCCATTTCGGTGGCGGTGCTGGTGGGCGACGTGGCCGACAAGATCGTCCCGATGCTGGCCGAGCGCGCCAAGACGCTGAAGATCAAGAACGGCATGGAGCTCGACGCCGAGATGGGCCCGATCGTCACCCGCGAGGCGCGTGACCGCATCGAGGGCTACATCGCCGCCGGCGTGGCCGAAGGCGCCACCCTGGTGGTGGATGGCCGCGGCACCACGGTGGCCGGTCATGAAAAGGGCTTCTGGACCGGCGGCACGCTGTTCGACCACGTGACCCCGGCCATGCGCATCTACAAGGAAGAGATCTTCGGCCCGGTGCTGGCCTGCGTGCGGGTGAAGGACTTCGCCGAGGCGCTGGACCTGGTCAACGCCCACGAGTACGGCAACGGCGTGGCCTGCTTCACCAGCGACGGCCAGGTGGCGCGCGAGTTCGGCCGTCGGGTGCAGGTGGGCATGGTGGGCATCAATGTGCCCATCCCGGTGCCCATGGCCTGGCACGGCTTCGGTGGCTGGAAGAAGAGCCTGTTCGGCGACATGCACGCCTACGGTGAAGAGGGCGTGCGCTTCTACACCAAGCAGAAGAGCATCATGCAGCGCTGGTCCAACAGCATCGCCAAGGGTGCCGAGTTCGTGATGCCGACGGCCAAGTAA
- a CDS encoding class I SAM-dependent methyltransferase, translating into MRPVTSSPPPAHAPDLARAQALYRQRAAFYDAELAPFEPLRREALALLGLQPGQQVLDLGCGTGLSLPLLAEQVGPTGRVWGLEPCPEMAAQARQRCADTGGAQVQVCQADALHADWPVDLQADAALFLFAHDLLQQPEALAAVMDHLRPGATVVSCGLEWAPAWAWAANAWVLSAALYSMTTLDRLHQPWEHLARWLPDLQMHSTWMGCIYFAVGHKP; encoded by the coding sequence ATGCGCCCTGTCACCTCGTCCCCGCCTCCGGCCCACGCGCCGGATCTGGCACGCGCCCAGGCGCTCTACCGCCAGCGCGCCGCCTTCTACGATGCCGAGCTGGCACCCTTCGAGCCCCTGCGGCGCGAGGCCTTGGCCCTGCTGGGCCTGCAACCGGGGCAGCAGGTGCTGGACCTGGGTTGCGGCACCGGCCTGAGCCTGCCTCTGCTGGCCGAGCAGGTCGGGCCCACGGGCCGCGTCTGGGGGCTGGAGCCCTGTCCCGAAATGGCCGCCCAGGCCCGCCAGCGCTGCGCCGACACCGGCGGGGCCCAGGTGCAGGTCTGCCAGGCGGATGCGCTGCATGCCGACTGGCCGGTCGATCTGCAAGCCGACGCCGCCCTGTTCCTGTTCGCCCACGACCTGCTGCAGCAGCCCGAGGCCCTGGCCGCCGTGATGGACCACCTGCGCCCCGGCGCCACGGTGGTGTCCTGCGGGCTGGAATGGGCGCCGGCCTGGGCCTGGGCCGCCAATGCCTGGGTGCTCAGCGCGGCGCTGTACTCGATGACCACGCTCGACCGGTTGCACCAGCCCTGGGAGCACCTGGCCCGCTGGCTGCCGGACCTGCAGATGCACAGCACCTGGATGGGCTGCATCTACTTCGCCGTCGGGCACAAGCCCTGA
- a CDS encoding ABC transporter substrate-binding protein, with protein MKLHHTALALAAACAIASQGAWADEAAAKKWIDTEFQPSTLSKTQQMAEMKWFIDAAAKLKAKGVNEISVVSETLTTHEYESKVLAKAFEEITGIKVKHDIIQEGDVVEKLQTSMQSGKSIYDGWISDSDLIGTHYRYGQIMSLTDYMAGAGKEFTNPGIDLKDFIGTSFTTAPDGKLYQLPDQQFANLYWFRADLFARKDLQDKFKAKYGYALGVPLNWSAYEDIADFFTNDVKTIDGKPIYGHMDYGKKDPSLGWRFTDAWLSMAGSADKGIPNGMPVDEWGIRVADDKCTPVGASVERGGATNSPAAVYALTKYIDWLKKYAPKEATGMTFGEAGPVPAQGQIAQQIFWYTAFTADMTKKGLPVVNADGTPKWRMAPGPNGPYWKPGMQNGYQDVGSWTFFKNGDPNRTAAAWLYAQFVTAKTTSLKKSIQGLTFIRDSDIRSDYFTKNANKYGGLIEFYRSPARVAWTPTGTNVPDYPKLAQLWWKNVAQAVTGEKTPQAAMDNLAKEMDDVMARLQRAGMTHCAPKLNKKESADKWLSDQHAPWKKLANEKPKGETIAYDTLLNAWKAGKVR; from the coding sequence ATGAAGTTGCACCACACCGCACTGGCGCTGGCTGCCGCGTGCGCGATCGCCAGCCAGGGTGCCTGGGCCGACGAGGCCGCCGCCAAGAAGTGGATCGACACCGAGTTCCAGCCCTCCACGCTGAGCAAGACCCAGCAGATGGCCGAGATGAAGTGGTTCATCGACGCGGCCGCCAAGCTCAAGGCCAAGGGCGTCAACGAGATCTCGGTGGTCTCGGAGACGCTGACGACCCACGAGTACGAGTCCAAGGTGCTGGCCAAGGCCTTCGAGGAGATCACCGGCATCAAGGTCAAGCACGACATCATCCAGGAGGGTGACGTCGTCGAGAAGCTGCAGACCTCCATGCAGTCGGGCAAGTCCATCTACGACGGCTGGATCAGCGACTCCGACCTGATCGGCACCCACTACCGCTACGGCCAGATCATGAGCCTGACCGACTACATGGCCGGTGCGGGCAAGGAGTTCACCAACCCGGGCATCGACCTGAAGGACTTCATCGGCACCAGCTTCACCACCGCGCCGGACGGCAAGCTCTACCAACTGCCCGACCAGCAGTTCGCCAACCTGTACTGGTTCCGCGCCGACCTGTTCGCCCGCAAGGACCTGCAGGACAAGTTCAAGGCCAAGTACGGTTATGCGCTGGGCGTGCCGCTGAACTGGAGCGCCTACGAGGACATCGCCGACTTCTTCACCAACGACGTGAAGACCATCGACGGCAAGCCCATCTACGGGCACATGGATTACGGCAAGAAGGACCCCTCGCTGGGCTGGCGCTTCACCGACGCCTGGCTGTCCATGGCCGGTTCGGCCGACAAGGGCATTCCCAACGGCATGCCGGTGGACGAATGGGGCATCCGCGTGGCCGACGACAAGTGCACCCCGGTGGGCGCCTCGGTCGAGCGTGGCGGTGCCACCAACTCGCCGGCGGCGGTCTATGCGCTGACCAAGTACATCGACTGGCTGAAGAAGTACGCGCCCAAGGAAGCCACCGGCATGACCTTCGGCGAGGCCGGCCCGGTGCCCGCCCAGGGCCAGATCGCCCAGCAGATCTTCTGGTACACCGCCTTCACCGCGGACATGACCAAGAAGGGCCTGCCGGTGGTCAACGCCGACGGCACACCCAAGTGGCGCATGGCCCCCGGCCCCAACGGCCCGTACTGGAAGCCCGGCATGCAGAACGGCTACCAGGACGTGGGCAGCTGGACCTTCTTCAAGAACGGCGACCCCAACCGCACCGCCGCGGCCTGGCTGTACGCCCAGTTCGTGACGGCCAAGACCACCTCGCTGAAGAAGTCCATCCAGGGCCTGACCTTCATCCGCGACTCGGACATCCGCAGCGACTACTTCACCAAGAACGCCAACAAGTACGGTGGCCTGATCGAGTTCTACCGCAGCCCGGCCCGGGTGGCCTGGACGCCCACCGGCACCAACGTGCCCGACTACCCCAAGCTGGCCCAGCTGTGGTGGAAGAACGTGGCCCAGGCCGTCACGGGCGAGAAGACCCCGCAGGCCGCGATGGACAACCTGGCCAAGGAGATGGACGACGTGATGGCCCGGCTGCAGCGCGCCGGCATGACCCACTGCGCGCCCAAGCTCAACAAGAAGGAGAGCGCCGACAAGTGGCTGTCGGACCAGCACGCCCCGTGGAAGAAGCTGGCCAACGAGAAGCCCAAGGGCGAGACCATCGCCTATGACACCCTGCTGAACGCCTGGAAGGCCGGCAAGGTGCGCTGA
- a CDS encoding YecA/YgfB family protein, translated as MAASIPTTPLSDADMDALESALDALPAPLEPLDLSMLDGFLAGVLLQPTPVPEAEWLRHVFDADGRPLPKGVDPAPIASLARRRHAELNRAIHGRQWFDPWVFELEDEDGDEMDPLATVMPWAAGFALAMEFFPQLMQQDPQQVMEPLAAIYRAFDPDDLEDADELLAAIEELEPPADLEEAVEALVSSTLLLADVTRPQSGQTRPGGARRPGARPGGAKAPGRPTPRGPGSGPRKPGPKH; from the coding sequence ATGGCAGCTTCAATCCCCACCACCCCGTTGTCCGACGCCGACATGGACGCGCTGGAATCCGCCCTGGATGCCCTGCCCGCCCCGCTGGAGCCGTTGGACCTGTCGATGCTGGACGGCTTTCTGGCCGGCGTGCTGCTGCAGCCCACGCCCGTGCCCGAGGCCGAGTGGCTGCGCCACGTCTTCGACGCCGATGGCCGGCCGCTGCCCAAGGGCGTGGACCCGGCCCCCATCGCCAGTCTGGCCCGGCGCCGCCACGCCGAACTGAACCGCGCCATCCACGGCCGCCAGTGGTTCGACCCCTGGGTCTTCGAGCTGGAAGACGAGGACGGCGACGAGATGGACCCCTTGGCCACGGTGATGCCCTGGGCCGCCGGTTTCGCGTTGGCGATGGAGTTCTTCCCGCAGCTGATGCAGCAGGACCCGCAGCAGGTGATGGAGCCGCTGGCGGCCATCTACCGCGCCTTCGACCCGGACGATCTGGAAGACGCCGACGAGCTGCTGGCCGCCATCGAGGAGCTGGAGCCCCCGGCCGATCTGGAGGAGGCCGTGGAGGCCCTGGTCAGCAGCACGCTGCTGCTGGCCGATGTGACGCGCCCGCAGTCGGGTCAGACCCGGCCCGGCGGCGCCCGGCGGCCGGGCGCGCGCCCCGGCGGTGCCAAGGCCCCGGGCCGGCCCACGCCCCGTGGCCCGGGCAGCGGCCCCCGCAAGCCGGGCCCCAAGCACTGA
- a CDS encoding LysR family transcriptional regulator — MNNEPLRTDASRPLGSLWAHVHALTVLGEAGSYTAAARRLGLSKAAMSLRISELEAAAGVPLVRRTTRSVRLTEAGRQLADSTRPAFASIAEAFAGVHDLAGQPRGLLRLTAPVALARQQLFPRLPAFLQAYPEVRLELDLSDRLVALASEGFDLALRHTDDPPETHVAWALCPTETLLVASPGYLAAQGAPAHPADLARHRCLFYPRADEAPGWSFEPDAGGERVTVGIGGPLAANNSEALREAALAGLGIALLPDFSIQAALRSGALTPVLPGWRPVGVFGRHLWAIRPRTAQVPRTVQLLVEFLRQAFRDGFRP; from the coding sequence ATGAACAATGAGCCCCTGCGCACCGACGCCTCCCGCCCCCTGGGCAGCCTGTGGGCGCATGTCCATGCCCTGACCGTGCTGGGCGAGGCCGGCAGCTACACCGCCGCGGCCCGTCGCCTGGGCCTGAGCAAGGCGGCCATGAGCCTGCGCATCAGCGAACTGGAGGCCGCCGCCGGTGTGCCCCTGGTGCGCCGCACCACCCGCAGCGTGCGCCTGACCGAGGCCGGCCGCCAGCTGGCCGACAGCACCCGCCCGGCCTTTGCCAGCATTGCCGAGGCCTTTGCCGGCGTGCACGACCTGGCCGGCCAGCCGCGCGGCCTGTTGCGCCTGACCGCCCCGGTCGCCCTGGCCCGGCAACAGCTCTTTCCCCGCCTGCCGGCCTTTCTGCAGGCCTATCCCGAAGTGCGCCTGGAACTCGACCTGTCGGACCGGCTGGTGGCCCTGGCCTCCGAGGGCTTCGATCTGGCGCTGCGCCACACCGACGACCCGCCGGAAACCCATGTGGCCTGGGCCCTGTGCCCGACCGAGACCCTGCTGGTGGCCAGCCCCGGCTACCTGGCCGCCCAGGGCGCCCCCGCCCACCCGGCCGACCTGGCCCGGCACCGCTGCCTGTTCTACCCCCGGGCGGACGAGGCCCCGGGCTGGAGCTTCGAGCCCGACGCGGGTGGGGAGCGGGTGACGGTGGGCATCGGCGGGCCGCTGGCGGCCAACAACAGCGAGGCCCTGCGCGAGGCCGCTCTGGCCGGCCTGGGCATCGCCCTGCTGCCGGACTTCAGCATCCAGGCCGCCTTGCGTTCGGGCGCGCTGACCCCGGTGCTGCCCGGCTGGCGGCCGGTGGGGGTGTTCGGTCGCCACCTGTGGGCCATCCGGCCGCGCACCGCCCAGGTGCCGCGCACGGTGCAGCTGCTGGTGGAATTCCTGCGCCAGGCCTTCCGGGACGGCTTCCGCCCCTGA
- a CDS encoding TonB-dependent receptor plug domain-containing protein, translating into MPRLVTPPPPLASRRGGRRPFRWTTLAALAALAGAAQAQTATAPPDLTQVPLEQLLDTEVVGAARFARQITDAASAVSVLTAQDIQALGLRTLGEVLDQMRGLHLTTDLDYVYLGARGIGGPGAYAGRVLMLVDGIAAVDNLFDQVFLGQDGLLDPALIERIEYAPGAGSAMYGNNAFLGVINIVTRRGRDLDGVEAAVAAGSNQDRQARLSAGRRLADNREWLASVTMRRNDSVPTSEVGHLPIPGQADALSYFFKGQWEDFDLQALGSRRSVQRHYPWDPADDRHTDGGDVLALGHQHAWDNGWQTLLRAQWGAQKYDYTLDWPGAGDYEGRIRSNGRWWSLEGQAGYAGWTDHRLALGLRLRADPVLRYREQDNQGLFAQDGMRRKSVSVSAEDEWRLAPDWRLTLGLRGDRRSHVDWTASPHAALVWWATPDWQIKASVGRATRFASAAEEGFGTAPQTHGERALHRELSTEYRHDDLRLLASVYRSSVRQLIWPDPQIDRLSSHGLELEGEWQWQGLRLRASQVVQHSSNNLGEGLRYAPRHIGKLQLSVPLGSERWRLSSAVRHTGAYLGAAGTRVPTSTRIDLTLLGLKAVAGLDLTVGWRNAGNSPEHTLDGYYSTPPDPARRARYAWVGLQGSFR; encoded by the coding sequence ATGCCCCGTCTCGTCACCCCTCCCCCGCCCCTCGCTTCTCGCCGCGGGGGACGCCGACCGTTCCGTTGGACCACCCTGGCCGCGCTGGCGGCCCTGGCCGGCGCCGCCCAGGCCCAGACCGCGACCGCCCCCCCTGACTTGACCCAGGTGCCGCTGGAGCAGCTGCTCGACACCGAGGTGGTGGGCGCAGCCCGCTTCGCCCGCCAGATCACCGATGCGGCCTCGGCCGTCTCGGTGCTGACCGCCCAGGACATCCAGGCCCTGGGCCTGCGCACCCTGGGCGAGGTGCTGGACCAGATGCGCGGCCTGCACCTGACCACCGACCTGGACTATGTCTATCTAGGCGCCCGGGGCATCGGCGGGCCCGGCGCCTATGCCGGCCGCGTGCTGATGCTGGTGGATGGCATTGCCGCGGTGGACAACCTGTTCGACCAGGTCTTCCTGGGCCAGGACGGGCTGCTGGACCCGGCCCTGATCGAGCGCATCGAGTACGCCCCCGGCGCGGGCTCGGCCATGTACGGCAACAACGCCTTCCTGGGCGTGATCAACATCGTCACCCGGCGCGGCCGCGACCTGGACGGGGTGGAGGCGGCCGTGGCGGCGGGCAGCAACCAGGACCGGCAGGCCCGGCTGAGCGCCGGACGCCGGCTGGCCGACAACCGCGAATGGCTGGCCTCGGTGACGATGCGGCGCAACGACAGCGTGCCCACCAGCGAGGTGGGCCACCTGCCGATTCCGGGGCAGGCCGACGCGCTGAGCTACTTCTTCAAGGGCCAGTGGGAAGACTTCGACCTGCAGGCCCTGGGCAGCCGCCGCAGCGTGCAGCGCCACTACCCCTGGGACCCGGCCGACGACCGCCACACCGACGGTGGCGACGTGCTGGCCCTGGGCCACCAGCATGCCTGGGACAACGGCTGGCAGACGCTGCTGCGCGCCCAGTGGGGGGCCCAGAAGTACGACTACACGCTGGACTGGCCGGGGGCGGGTGACTACGAGGGCCGCATCCGCTCCAACGGACGCTGGTGGAGCCTGGAGGGCCAGGCCGGCTATGCGGGCTGGACCGACCACCGCCTGGCCCTGGGCTTGCGCCTGCGGGCCGACCCCGTGCTGCGCTACCGGGAACAGGACAACCAGGGCCTGTTCGCGCAGGACGGCATGCGGCGCAAGAGCGTCAGCGTGTCGGCCGAGGACGAATGGCGTCTGGCGCCGGACTGGCGGCTGACCCTGGGCCTGCGCGGCGACCGCCGCAGCCATGTGGACTGGACCGCCAGCCCCCATGCCGCGCTGGTCTGGTGGGCCACGCCGGACTGGCAGATCAAGGCCTCGGTCGGACGGGCCACCCGGTTCGCCTCGGCCGCCGAAGAGGGCTTCGGCACCGCCCCGCAGACCCACGGCGAGCGGGCCCTGCACCGCGAGCTGTCCACCGAGTACCGGCACGATGATCTGCGCCTGCTGGCCAGCGTCTACCGCTCCAGCGTGCGCCAGCTGATCTGGCCGGACCCGCAGATCGACCGGCTCAGCAGCCATGGCCTGGAGCTGGAGGGCGAATGGCAGTGGCAAGGCCTGCGGCTGCGGGCCAGCCAGGTGGTGCAGCACAGCAGCAACAACCTGGGCGAGGGCCTGCGCTACGCCCCTCGCCACATCGGCAAGCTGCAGCTGAGCGTGCCGCTGGGCAGCGAACGCTGGCGCCTGAGCAGCGCGGTGCGGCACACCGGGGCCTACCTGGGTGCGGCCGGCACCCGCGTGCCCACCAGCACCCGCATCGACCTGACCCTGCTGGGCCTGAAGGCTGTGGCCGGGCTGGACCTGACCGTGGGCTGGCGCAATGCGGGCAACAGCCCCGAGCACACCCTGGACGGCTACTACAGCACCCCGCCCGACCCGGCCCGCCGGGCCCGCTACGCCTGGGTGGGACTGCAGGGAAGCTTCCGATGA
- a CDS encoding DUF2160 domain-containing protein: MFDWMVWTTPVAVFFGAIALVLIGMTVWEIKSPTTLRKGFLPIATTRGDRLFIGLLSAAYINLAFVGLAGRIAEWLSLEQEPSIWISFVLSMGFLALVMRKG; encoded by the coding sequence ATGTTTGATTGGATGGTCTGGACCACGCCGGTGGCGGTGTTCTTCGGCGCCATCGCGCTGGTGCTGATCGGCATGACGGTGTGGGAGATCAAGTCGCCCACCACGCTGCGCAAGGGCTTTCTGCCCATCGCCACCACACGGGGCGACCGCCTGTTCATCGGCCTGCTGAGCGCCGCCTACATCAACCTGGCCTTCGTGGGTCTGGCCGGGCGCATCGCCGAGTGGCTGTCGCTGGAGCAGGAGCCCAGCATCTGGATCAGCTTCGTGCTGTCCATGGGCTTTCTGGCGCTGGTGATGCGAAAGGGCTGA
- a CDS encoding sensor domain-containing diguanylate cyclase, giving the protein MSVTAPPIHRLITRFGLVLTAALLAGVVAVMLVHEMLSRRAHLEASLASLAAVIATNSEAAVMFNSNDEARDILGSLRGSPEVARAWLFQPDGSLLASYQRSTEAGEPTPGCQQPRPDGQGWQLRWCSVVRYQPVVRHHTAVGTLAMEATLQPMYWALLRAVGFSLLVAGAAFAISVPLWRRVAARVADPLAALVDAALQVGRQHDFSLRSEAGGSAEVLALRNAFNQMMQQLQQRDVRLHHELGQRRLAEARLNDLAYSDPVTGLNNRHYFMEQLDLALARSEGGLVYIDLDGFKRVNDSLGHDQGDALLCQVGQRLRARLRQTDVVCRLGGDEFAVILENSGSAEALGGIARQLVDELSQPYLLQDRTVNHVSASIGVCSFADAAHDRETLLRCADQAMYQAKEAGKRTWRRYVPPPTATRRDVSGPAPVDSTFG; this is encoded by the coding sequence ATGTCCGTCACCGCCCCGCCCATCCACCGCCTGATCACCCGCTTCGGCCTGGTGCTCACGGCGGCGCTGCTGGCCGGCGTGGTGGCGGTGATGCTGGTGCACGAGATGCTCAGCCGCCGCGCCCACCTGGAGGCCAGCCTGGCCAGCCTGGCTGCGGTCATCGCCACCAACAGCGAGGCGGCGGTGATGTTCAACAGCAATGACGAGGCCCGGGACATCCTGGGCTCGCTGCGCGGCTCGCCCGAGGTGGCGCGGGCCTGGCTGTTCCAGCCCGACGGCAGCCTGCTGGCCAGCTACCAGCGCTCGACCGAAGCCGGCGAGCCCACACCAGGCTGCCAGCAGCCCCGGCCGGACGGCCAGGGCTGGCAGCTGCGCTGGTGCAGCGTGGTGCGCTACCAGCCGGTGGTGCGCCACCACACCGCCGTGGGCACGCTGGCCATGGAGGCCACCCTGCAACCCATGTACTGGGCCCTGCTGCGGGCGGTGGGCTTCAGCCTGCTGGTGGCCGGCGCGGCCTTCGCCATCTCGGTGCCGCTGTGGCGGCGGGTGGCAGCCCGGGTGGCCGACCCGTTGGCCGCCCTGGTGGACGCCGCCCTGCAGGTGGGCCGCCAGCATGATTTTTCGCTGCGCTCCGAGGCCGGCGGCAGCGCCGAGGTGCTGGCCCTGCGCAACGCCTTCAACCAGATGATGCAGCAGCTGCAGCAGCGCGATGTGCGCCTGCACCACGAGCTGGGGCAGCGCCGCCTGGCCGAAGCCCGGCTGAACGACCTGGCCTATTCCGACCCGGTGACCGGCCTGAACAACCGGCACTACTTCATGGAGCAGCTGGATCTGGCCCTGGCCCGCAGCGAGGGTGGGCTGGTCTACATCGACCTGGACGGCTTCAAGCGCGTCAACGACAGCCTGGGCCACGACCAGGGCGACGCCCTGCTGTGCCAGGTGGGGCAGCGCCTGCGCGCACGGCTGCGTCAGACGGACGTGGTCTGCCGCCTGGGCGGCGACGAGTTCGCGGTCATCCTGGAGAACAGCGGATCGGCCGAGGCCCTGGGCGGCATCGCGCGCCAGTTGGTGGACGAGCTCTCACAGCCCTATCTGCTGCAGGACCGGACGGTGAACCATGTGTCGGCCAGCATCGGCGTGTGCAGCTTTGCCGATGCCGCCCACGACCGCGAAACCCTGCTGCGCTGCGCCGATCAGGCCATGTACCAGGCCAAGGAGGCGGGCAAGCGCACCTGGCGGCGCTATGTGCCGCCGCCCACCGCGACACGGCGCGACGTGTCGGGCCCCGCGCCCGTGGATTCGACCTTCGGCTGA